Proteins encoded in a region of the Photobacterium profundum SS9 genome:
- the pyrD gene encoding quinone-dependent dihydroorotate dehydrogenase — protein MIYRLARSVFFQLDAEKAHDLAIQNFSRFTGTPLDLFYRQHVPDRPVEVMGIKFKNPVGLAAGLDKNGECIDAFGAMGFGFVEVGTVTPRPQSGNEKPRLFRVLPAEGLINRFGFNNLGVDNLVENVKKSKYDGVIGINIGKNKDTPIEKGAEDYLICMDKVYEHAGYIAVNISSPNTPGLRSLQYGEALDDLLSQLKAKQEELAAKHGKYVPLALKIAPDLEDHEIVQIAESLIKNKIDGVIGTNTTLDRTLVKGMPHCDEMGGLSGRPLQNRSTEVIRRLAEELNGALPIIGVGGIDSAISAREKMNAGAQLVQIYSGFIYHGPKLVKDIVMNS, from the coding sequence ATGATTTATCGCCTCGCACGATCCGTTTTTTTCCAGCTAGATGCTGAAAAAGCGCATGATCTTGCTATTCAGAACTTTTCTCGTTTTACCGGCACTCCGCTTGATCTCTTCTACCGTCAACATGTACCCGATCGCCCTGTTGAAGTAATGGGTATCAAATTTAAAAACCCCGTAGGATTGGCTGCAGGCCTAGATAAAAATGGCGAATGTATTGATGCATTTGGCGCAATGGGTTTTGGGTTTGTTGAAGTGGGTACAGTAACGCCACGTCCACAATCAGGCAATGAGAAACCACGTCTTTTCCGCGTACTTCCAGCTGAAGGTCTTATTAATCGCTTTGGCTTTAATAACCTTGGCGTTGATAATCTGGTTGAGAATGTAAAAAAATCCAAATATGACGGTGTTATCGGTATTAACATCGGTAAGAATAAAGACACGCCAATCGAGAAGGGTGCAGAAGATTACTTAATCTGTATGGATAAGGTTTATGAGCATGCTGGCTATATTGCGGTAAATATCTCTTCACCTAATACCCCAGGGCTTCGTTCTCTTCAATATGGAGAAGCGCTTGATGATCTTTTGTCTCAGTTAAAAGCGAAACAAGAAGAGCTGGCAGCTAAACACGGTAAGTATGTCCCGTTAGCACTGAAGATCGCACCCGATCTAGAAGATCATGAAATTGTGCAAATCGCAGAATCTTTGATCAAAAATAAAATTGATGGCGTGATTGGTACTAACACGACATTAGATCGTACATTGGTTAAAGGTATGCCACATTGTGATGAGATGGGGGGGCTAAGTGGTCGTCCGTTACAAAATCGCAGTACTGAGGTTATTCGTCGTTTAGCTGAAGAGTTAAATGGCGCTTTACCAATTATTGGTGTGGGTGGTATTGATTCTGCTATTTCAGCACGTGAAAAAATGAATGCAGGCGCACAGCTTGTACAGATTTATTCTGGTTTTATTTATCACGGACCAAAATTGGTAAAAGACATAGTGATGAACTCTTAA
- a CDS encoding glutaredoxin family protein — MLITLYSTEGCHLCEQAYSLLVEAGVQEHVQVIDIAFDDVLFSRYGVTIPVVSTQPVTSTSSEACSVTACSVTADTVSDESTHSISELGWPFDSADLAAWLKNNGFN; from the coding sequence GTGCTGATAACCCTTTATAGCACGGAAGGATGCCATCTTTGCGAGCAAGCTTATAGCTTGCTCGTCGAGGCAGGGGTACAAGAGCACGTTCAGGTAATAGATATTGCCTTTGATGACGTGCTCTTTTCACGTTACGGCGTAACAATACCAGTTGTCTCCACACAACCCGTAACATCAACGTCTTCAGAGGCTTGTTCTGTAACAGCTTGTTCTGTAACTGCAGACACCGTTTCTGATGAATCTACACACTCAATTTCTGAACTTGGTTGGCCGTTTGATAGTGCCGACCTTGCAGCATGGTTAAAAAACAATGGCTTTAATTAA
- a CDS encoding DUF3466 family protein codes for MQHKMLKLSTLAMLIAGATGANAAVYKVVEVPADSAVGSQDYYGMNTADTFEIYGQGITQSSSSDNCFDPSGTCNSSNYTVFGESRLGTDGVSYRDEIPYLTDNYQHAIDYNGIYRYCIDNLGFNTCDVWAETQYYGKGYNRDDIKDRTGFGGLQREQAAWSRRYSANAYPLVDGTIIDTFATTQTPIADAGFGARVVNSSNAVVNGVVNNNKFGNTSSSYFPNSSGNYVRQFDKRGFVNTQNDTNVELLPATAATGSGTEKALVTKMGQTVAWDAVEYPADSGQLLIVGSGSFAPSNLDDSDKLPDTDDVDIGVGVSSSTFSKCASEYSTTSKTLFDTYECQFSVFANDAMLWSLDSSSTSSVPRNGQFIAKTSLNPEDPDNEDRSAQASARAIEIITVGNDKDKPVAVGYSTVYQDNDYYVPRATIYTPDTSEITGKWSTKFIPGTEVENNDGDRQFSYSTGTDINSNNKVIGIAKNFRAENRSYAQKMFVFDNVAGTTKFLDTKIDPTIFFDGSNGYAAAINNHDVVVGWVDSETVNQVDGRERRQRAFLFNDGATIANSPLSANGAWMLDDLTNDGNQSGTANQFRIAQATGINDAGVISATALVCTNGSGTQIAFDNLSLNSTCNKNAKDSERVVAVKLVPIPDGTIQTRPEESGTIKRSGASFGMFALTLLGLFGFRRRK; via the coding sequence ATGCAACATAAGATGTTAAAGCTTTCTACACTGGCGATGCTTATCGCCGGTGCTACTGGTGCCAATGCCGCTGTGTATAAAGTGGTAGAGGTGCCTGCTGATAGTGCTGTCGGCTCACAAGACTACTATGGCATGAACACTGCTGATACTTTTGAAATTTATGGTCAAGGTATAACGCAATCCTCCAGTAGTGATAATTGTTTCGATCCTTCTGGAACGTGTAATTCATCAAATTATACTGTTTTTGGTGAAAGTCGATTAGGTACAGATGGCGTAAGTTACCGTGATGAAATTCCATATTTAACTGATAACTATCAACATGCGATCGATTATAATGGAATCTATCGCTACTGTATTGATAACTTGGGCTTTAATACCTGCGATGTATGGGCTGAAACACAGTATTATGGTAAGGGCTATAACCGTGATGATATTAAAGATCGTACGGGGTTTGGTGGTCTTCAGCGTGAACAAGCCGCTTGGTCTCGTCGCTATTCAGCAAATGCTTATCCATTAGTTGACGGTACTATCATTGATACATTTGCTACAACTCAAACACCCATAGCAGATGCGGGTTTTGGTGCACGAGTAGTGAATAGCTCAAATGCTGTTGTAAACGGTGTTGTAAATAACAATAAATTTGGTAATACAAGCTCATCATATTTTCCAAATAGCTCCGGTAATTATGTACGCCAATTTGATAAACGTGGATTTGTTAACACTCAAAATGATACCAATGTAGAACTGCTTCCAGCTACAGCGGCAACTGGCTCTGGTACTGAAAAAGCGCTTGTGACCAAAATGGGTCAAACAGTAGCTTGGGATGCGGTTGAATATCCAGCTGATTCAGGACAATTACTTATCGTTGGTAGTGGTTCATTTGCCCCAAGTAATTTGGATGACAGCGACAAACTACCAGATACTGATGACGTTGACATTGGTGTTGGTGTTTCTTCAAGTACATTCTCGAAATGTGCATCAGAGTACTCTACAACCTCTAAGACATTATTTGATACTTATGAGTGCCAGTTCTCTGTTTTTGCTAACGATGCGATGCTGTGGTCGCTTGACTCGAGTTCAACATCATCAGTACCTCGGAACGGTCAGTTCATTGCGAAAACGTCACTGAATCCAGAAGATCCTGATAATGAAGATCGCTCTGCACAAGCGTCTGCACGAGCAATAGAAATTATTACAGTAGGTAATGATAAAGATAAACCCGTTGCTGTTGGTTACTCAACTGTTTATCAAGATAATGACTATTACGTTCCGCGAGCAACTATTTATACGCCTGATACATCTGAAATCACTGGTAAATGGTCGACGAAGTTTATTCCGGGCACGGAAGTTGAAAATAATGATGGCGATCGGCAGTTCAGTTATTCAACTGGTACGGATATCAATAGCAACAACAAAGTTATTGGTATCGCGAAAAACTTTCGAGCTGAAAACCGTTCTTATGCACAGAAAATGTTCGTGTTTGATAATGTAGCAGGTACGACTAAGTTTCTTGATACAAAGATAGATCCAACAATTTTCTTTGATGGTAGTAATGGTTACGCAGCAGCAATTAATAACCATGATGTCGTTGTTGGCTGGGTTGACTCTGAAACCGTTAACCAAGTCGATGGTCGTGAACGTCGCCAACGTGCATTCTTGTTCAATGACGGTGCAACGATTGCCAACTCCCCATTGAGTGCTAATGGTGCGTGGATGCTGGATGATTTGACTAATGATGGCAATCAAAGCGGGACAGCCAACCAGTTCCGAATTGCTCAGGCGACCGGTATTAATGACGCGGGTGTGATTTCTGCGACAGCCTTAGTCTGTACAAATGGTAGTGGTACGCAAATTGCGTTCGATAACCTGTCATTGAATTCGACATGTAACAAAAACGCTAAAGATTCTGAGCGTGTTGTAGCAGTAAAACTGGTTCCGATCCCAGATGGTACTATTCAAACACGTCCAGAAGAATCAGGAACGATAAAACGTTCTGGTGCTTCTTTTGGCATGTTTGCTTTGACACTGCTAGGTCTATTTGGTTTCAGAAGAAGAAAATAA
- a CDS encoding ABC transporter ATP-binding protein yields MALINISNAQLAYGDHALLDKAEFVLQPNERVCLVGRNGAGKSTLMKVVTGDVLLDDGSIQRQTELTISRLEQDPPRNAQGNVFDYVAEGLAEVGKVLKEYHHLLDLIGVDPSESNLNKLMKAQEKIDHANAWQFDSQIASVLESLHLDPHTMLSDLSGGWQRKAALARALVCNPDILLLDEPTNHLDVATIEWLEGFLKNFRGSIIFISHDRAFIRSMATRILDLDRGKLVSFPGDYELYLESKEEMLRVEAEQNAEFDKKLAQEEVWIRQGVKARRTRNEGRVRALKALRNERSERREVVGKADMKLQEAKRSGKIVFEAENISYSYGDEQIIKDFSFTVMRGDRIALIGPNGCGKSTLLKVMLEQLTPTSGKFHCGTKIDAAYFDQYREILDPEKTVMDNLADGKQEVTINGVTRHALGYLQDFLFHPRRARTPVKALSGGEKNRLLLAKLFLKPNNLLILDEPTNDLDIETLELLEEILANYQGTLLLVSHDRQFVDNTVMTSWIFEGNGVIDEYVGGYHDAQEQRANSLTNIAKNQAAEFEQAKKKQENNKPRETTRSTPKKKLSYKFQKELEGLPLIIEELENEIAQLQEQVNDPAFFQDVKNDTEATLARLAEEEQKFEVAFERWEELEAMQKES; encoded by the coding sequence ATGGCTTTAATTAATATTAGTAACGCGCAACTTGCGTATGGTGATCACGCTTTGCTTGATAAGGCGGAGTTCGTTCTTCAACCCAATGAACGTGTTTGTTTAGTGGGCCGTAATGGCGCAGGCAAATCAACATTAATGAAAGTGGTTACAGGCGATGTATTGCTTGATGATGGCAGTATTCAGCGTCAGACAGAGCTTACAATCTCTCGCCTTGAACAAGATCCACCGCGTAATGCACAAGGCAATGTGTTTGATTATGTTGCTGAAGGTTTGGCTGAAGTGGGTAAGGTACTAAAAGAATATCACCACTTATTGGATTTAATCGGCGTTGACCCAAGTGAATCAAACCTTAACAAGTTGATGAAAGCGCAAGAAAAAATTGACCATGCGAATGCTTGGCAGTTTGATAGCCAAATAGCGTCTGTATTAGAAAGCTTGCACCTTGATCCGCATACAATGCTTAGCGATCTATCGGGTGGTTGGCAACGTAAAGCTGCGCTGGCACGTGCATTGGTATGTAACCCTGATATCTTACTTCTTGATGAGCCAACCAACCACTTAGATGTTGCAACTATCGAATGGCTAGAAGGTTTCCTTAAGAACTTCCGTGGTTCAATCATCTTTATCTCTCACGACCGTGCTTTCATTCGCTCGATGGCGACACGTATTCTTGATTTAGATCGCGGCAAACTTGTTTCTTTCCCTGGTGACTATGAACTGTATCTTGAAAGTAAAGAAGAGATGCTACGAGTAGAAGCGGAACAAAACGCAGAATTTGATAAAAAGCTAGCACAAGAAGAAGTATGGATCCGTCAAGGCGTTAAGGCTCGACGTACTCGTAACGAAGGGCGTGTTCGTGCACTAAAAGCATTACGTAATGAGCGCAGTGAACGCCGTGAAGTGGTTGGTAAAGCCGACATGAAACTTCAAGAAGCGAAGCGCTCTGGTAAGATTGTATTTGAAGCTGAGAATATCTCATACAGCTATGGTGACGAGCAAATCATCAAAGATTTCAGCTTTACAGTTATGCGTGGCGATCGTATTGCACTTATCGGACCGAATGGTTGTGGTAAGAGTACATTGCTAAAAGTAATGCTAGAGCAACTCACCCCAACATCGGGTAAGTTCCACTGTGGTACTAAGATTGATGCCGCATACTTTGACCAATACCGTGAAATATTAGACCCTGAAAAAACCGTAATGGATAACCTTGCAGATGGTAAGCAAGAAGTGACCATTAATGGTGTGACTCGTCACGCACTAGGCTATTTACAAGATTTCTTATTCCACCCTCGTCGTGCTCGTACCCCTGTTAAAGCACTTTCTGGTGGTGAGAAAAACCGTCTGCTACTGGCTAAATTGTTCCTAAAACCAAATAACTTATTGATTCTCGATGAACCAACAAACGATCTAGATATCGAAACATTGGAACTTTTAGAAGAAATACTTGCCAACTATCAGGGTACTTTACTTTTAGTAAGCCACGATCGTCAGTTTGTTGATAATACTGTGATGACAAGCTGGATTTTTGAAGGCAATGGGGTTATCGACGAATACGTCGGCGGTTATCATGATGCGCAAGAGCAACGTGCTAACTCTTTAACAAATATTGCAAAAAATCAGGCTGCTGAATTTGAGCAGGCGAAGAAAAAACAAGAAAATAATAAGCCGCGAGAGACAACCCGTTCTACGCCAAAAAAGAAGCTTTCTTATAAGTTTCAAAAAGAGCTAGAAGGTCTACCGCTTATAATTGAAGAATTGGAAAATGAAATTGCACAACTGCAGGAACAAGTTAATGATCCTGCATTCTTCCAAGACGTAAAGAATGATACTGAAGCGACATTGGCTCGCCTTGCAGAAGAAGAGCAAAAGTTTGAAGTAGCATTTGAGCGCTGGGAAGAATTAGAGGCAATGCAAAAGGAATCCTAA
- a CDS encoding cell division protein ZapC, whose product MLKPNNSWMWYFDLKDNSLMLDLGSDMVFRVGIPAKHLIPSASEQCEFTVDDASIFQNYKENVSHLEISEPRKAELALNAVAASRFHKPMMPKSWFFDTQSVSCDPENSDIVTLQTPLGMAKFIVIENSGCASLCMMVDVEPLALSSTKEIRFCDTIKVMNNRITAYEEDAILNLALVG is encoded by the coding sequence GTGTTAAAACCAAATAATTCATGGATGTGGTATTTCGACCTTAAGGATAATTCCCTAATGTTAGATTTGGGAAGTGATATGGTTTTCCGTGTAGGTATTCCAGCAAAACATCTTATCCCTTCGGCGAGTGAACAGTGTGAATTTACTGTTGATGACGCCTCTATTTTCCAGAACTACAAAGAAAACGTTTCACATTTAGAGATATCTGAACCGCGTAAAGCTGAATTAGCACTAAATGCGGTTGCAGCCAGTCGATTCCATAAACCGATGATGCCCAAAAGTTGGTTTTTTGATACTCAATCAGTAAGCTGTGATCCTGAGAATAGTGACATCGTAACCCTTCAAACACCTTTAGGTATGGCAAAGTTCATTGTTATTGAGAATAGCGGCTGTGCAAGCCTATGTATGATGGTCGATGTAGAGCCTTTAGCGCTGTCTAGCACTAAGGAAATACGCTTTTGTGACACTATCAAGGTTATGAACAATCGTATAACTGCTTACGAAGAAGACGCGATACTGAACCTAGCACTCGTAGGTTAA
- the rlmKL gene encoding bifunctional 23S rRNA (guanine(2069)-N(7))-methyltransferase RlmK/23S rRNA (guanine(2445)-N(2))-methyltransferase RlmL, whose product MNQYLAITSRGLENLLAEELEQLGAQSIQVVHAGVRFKADQSTAYRCCLWTRISSRIIQVLSEFTVRDDMDLYLGAAAINWTEYFSNATRIVVDFNGTNREIRNSQYGAMKVKDAIVDRFTKADLRRPNIDREQPDLRIHMRLSGEKGVLGLDMAGSGLHQRGYRTEAGRAPLRETHAAALVLKSGWTPGQPLLDPMCGSGTLLIEAAMMAADIAPGLKRKRWGFESIKDFDKDAWLEIHAEASVKARRGPAKVQTKFFGFELEHRILAIARDNAGRAGVKELINFQQGDATELKAPEGFDAGIVICNPPYGERLGTTPELISLYTELGNRLKLAFAGSSASIYSGSNELLSCLRMRADKQFKLPNGALDCVLKTYLITAGSVKKEEGEAEGHVEQENVAPDFANRLKKNITKLNKWAKKEGIDCYRIYDADLPNYNAAIDKYNDYLIIQEYAAPKTVPEEIARRRIMDVLRATIEVTGVQTDKVILKVRERQKGKNQYQKLSNAERHIIVNEYGVDLKVNLYDYLDTGLFLDHRITRKMLGDMAKGKDFLNLFAYTGSASVHAACGGAKSTTTIDMSNTYLGWAQENMELNNQVGDQHEFIQADCLQWLQEVDDTFDLIFIDPPTFSNSKRMKQTFDIQRDHIMLMENLKRMLRTDGKIVFSNNKRQFKMDLEKLNELGLDAKNISDKTLPMDFAKNKHIHNSWIITHKED is encoded by the coding sequence ATGAATCAATATCTAGCTATCACATCTCGAGGTCTTGAAAACCTCCTTGCAGAAGAATTAGAACAACTTGGTGCTCAGAGCATTCAAGTTGTTCATGCCGGTGTACGTTTTAAAGCCGATCAGTCAACCGCTTACCGTTGTTGCCTATGGACACGTATATCGTCTCGTATCATTCAAGTTCTTAGCGAATTTACTGTTCGTGACGACATGGACCTGTACCTTGGCGCTGCGGCGATCAATTGGACTGAGTATTTCAGCAACGCTACACGTATTGTCGTAGATTTTAACGGTACAAACCGTGAAATCCGTAATAGCCAATACGGCGCAATGAAAGTTAAAGATGCTATCGTCGATCGTTTCACGAAAGCAGACCTTCGTCGTCCTAATATCGACCGTGAACAACCTGATCTACGTATTCACATGCGTCTATCTGGCGAAAAAGGTGTGTTAGGTCTTGATATGGCGGGTAGTGGTCTTCACCAACGTGGTTACCGTACTGAAGCTGGTCGTGCGCCATTACGTGAAACGCACGCTGCTGCATTAGTACTGAAAAGTGGCTGGACGCCAGGTCAACCGTTACTCGACCCAATGTGTGGTTCAGGTACATTGTTGATTGAAGCTGCAATGATGGCGGCTGATATTGCACCGGGTCTTAAACGTAAGCGTTGGGGCTTTGAGTCAATTAAAGATTTCGATAAAGACGCATGGCTTGAAATTCATGCTGAAGCGTCTGTTAAAGCACGCCGTGGCCCTGCAAAAGTTCAGACTAAGTTCTTTGGTTTTGAATTAGAGCACCGTATTTTAGCTATTGCGCGTGATAACGCTGGTCGTGCTGGCGTTAAAGAACTCATTAACTTTCAACAGGGCGATGCGACAGAGCTGAAAGCACCTGAAGGTTTTGATGCTGGTATTGTTATCTGTAACCCACCATACGGTGAGCGTTTAGGTACAACACCTGAATTAATTAGCTTATACACAGAACTTGGTAATCGTCTTAAACTGGCGTTTGCGGGTTCATCTGCGTCTATCTATTCTGGTTCTAACGAATTACTTAGCTGCTTACGTATGCGTGCTGATAAGCAATTCAAACTACCAAACGGTGCACTAGATTGTGTACTTAAAACGTATTTGATTACAGCCGGTAGCGTTAAGAAAGAAGAAGGTGAAGCTGAAGGCCATGTTGAGCAAGAAAACGTTGCGCCTGATTTTGCTAACCGTCTTAAAAAGAACATTACTAAGCTGAATAAATGGGCAAAGAAAGAAGGTATTGACTGCTACCGCATTTATGACGCTGATTTGCCAAATTACAATGCAGCTATCGATAAGTACAATGACTACCTGATCATTCAAGAGTACGCCGCACCTAAAACCGTACCTGAAGAGATTGCTCGTCGTCGTATTATGGACGTGTTACGTGCAACAATTGAAGTTACTGGTGTTCAAACTGATAAAGTTATTCTAAAAGTGCGTGAGCGCCAGAAGGGTAAAAATCAGTACCAGAAGCTTTCAAATGCAGAGCGTCACATTATCGTTAACGAATATGGCGTAGACCTTAAGGTTAATCTTTACGATTACCTTGATACAGGTTTGTTCTTAGATCACCGTATAACGCGTAAAATGTTAGGTGACATGGCGAAAGGGAAAGATTTCCTTAACCTATTTGCTTACACCGGTTCAGCCTCTGTACATGCTGCTTGCGGTGGTGCTAAATCGACTACAACTATCGATATGTCAAACACATACCTTGGTTGGGCTCAAGAAAACATGGAGCTTAACAACCAAGTCGGTGATCAACATGAGTTTATTCAAGCGGATTGCTTGCAATGGCTTCAAGAAGTTGATGACACGTTTGACCTTATCTTTATTGATCCGCCAACATTTTCTAACTCTAAGCGTATGAAGCAGACGTTTGATATTCAGCGTGATCACATCATGCTAATGGAAAACTTGAAGCGCATGCTACGTACTGATGGCAAAATTGTTTTCTCAAACAATAAGCGTCAGTTCAAAATGGATTTAGAAAAATTGAATGAACTTGGTTTGGATGCTAAGAACATTTCTGATAAAACTCTGCCAATGGATTTTGCAAAGAATAAGCATATTCATAACAGTTGGATTATCACTCACAAGGAAGATTAA
- the rmf gene encoding ribosome modulation factor, which yields MKRQKRDRLERAQARGYQAGLNGRSNEVCPYQGVDARTNWLGGWRDAREEIQTGLYK from the coding sequence ATGAAGAGACAAAAGCGGGATCGATTAGAACGTGCGCAAGCTCGCGGATATCAAGCTGGCTTGAATGGCCGTTCTAATGAAGTGTGTCCGTACCAAGGTGTGGACGCCCGTACTAATTGGCTTGGTGGTTGGCGAGACGCAAGAGAGGAAATACAAACAGGTCTCTATAAATAA
- the fabA gene encoding bifunctional 3-hydroxydecanoyl-ACP dehydratase/trans-2-decenoyl-ACP isomerase, with translation MKRQQSFEYDELVACGKGELYGPAFPSLPSDNMLMIDRVIEISSEGGEHGKGFIHAELDINPDLWFFDCHFKGDPVMPGCLGLDAMWQLVGFFLGWQGGEGKGRALGVGEVKFTGQILPTAKKVTYDIQLKRVINRKLVMGVADGRVLVDGKEIYVAKDLKVGLFTDTTNF, from the coding sequence ATGAAACGCCAACAATCTTTTGAATACGATGAATTAGTAGCATGTGGTAAAGGTGAACTTTATGGTCCAGCTTTCCCTTCTTTACCTTCTGACAATATGCTGATGATCGATCGCGTGATTGAAATTTCAAGCGAAGGTGGCGAGCACGGTAAAGGCTTCATTCATGCGGAACTAGACATTAACCCTGACCTATGGTTTTTCGATTGTCACTTTAAAGGTGACCCTGTAATGCCTGGTTGTCTTGGCTTAGATGCAATGTGGCAGCTAGTTGGCTTCTTCCTTGGCTGGCAAGGTGGCGAAGGCAAAGGTCGTGCTCTTGGTGTAGGTGAAGTTAAATTCACAGGTCAAATTCTACCAACAGCAAAAAAAGTGACGTATGACATTCAGCTTAAGCGTGTTATTAACCGTAAGCTTGTCATGGGCGTTGCAGACGGCCGTGTATTGGTAGACGGTAAAGAAATCTACGTTGCTAAAGATTTAAAAGTAGGTCTATTCACTGACACTACAAACTTCTAA